The genomic DNA TTCGGGGTACTTTTTGAGCTTATTCAGCTAATTTTATTTGTTTTTGCTTGGTCCGACCCCAGATTGCCCTATGTTCGAATTGACCCTTGTAGAAAATCTTCGTTTAAGATCACAAAATGTGATCTTAAAGCGAGGGCAACATTCGAAATACACCCCCATGGCTTTTACGGAACAAGGTGTCGCGATGCTGTCAAGTGTATTGAACAGTGAACAGGCCGCGCAAGTTAACATCCAAATCATTCGGGCATTCACAAAACTCCGGCATCATCTTTTGGATAATGATGCGCTTCGCAGGGAAATTGAAAATCTCAAAGCAGATACCGATGGAAAATTCCGGATTGTTTTTGAAACGCTTGACCAGCTTTTATCCTTGGAAAGCAAGCCAAAAAATAAAATCGGATACATAAAAGAAGAACTCATGGAATACGGCTAGGACGCAAAGATTTCCGGTAGGTGTCCCGATTAACATTGCGTCACGCTCGTCTCCTCG from Desulfobacterales bacterium includes the following:
- a CDS encoding ORF6N domain-containing protein — encoded protein: MFELTLVENLRLRSQNVILKRGQHSKYTPMAFTEQGVAMLSSVLNSEQAAQVNIQIIRAFTKLRHHLLDNDALRREIENLKADTDGKFRIVFETLDQLLSLESKPKNKIGYIKEELMEYG